Proteins from one Pithys albifrons albifrons isolate INPA30051 chromosome 2, PitAlb_v1, whole genome shotgun sequence genomic window:
- the TMEM244 gene encoding putative transmembrane protein 244, producing MALKVKTAETKVVLVNLLICIVVFYTVYYVVLSVCFAVFKIKMLDGLAPFDFKTNPSWINPYYLVLVISLEITFFICGLLFALVVEEWVWDYAVTVTIIHIIVTSVVMSEFPLMLHWWLALGSGVTSMICGGQILAYCLFKDNFIYPILDDF from the exons ATGGCTCTCAAGGTCAAAACTGCTGAAACCAAG GTTGTTCTGGTGAATCTGTTGATATGCATAGTAGTTTTCTACACTGTCTACTATGTGGTCCTATCTGTGTGCTTTGCAGTGTTCAA GATTAAAATGTTGGATGGTTTGGCACCTTTTGATTTTAAGACAAATCCCTCCTGGATTAACCCATATTATTTAG TTCTTGTGATATCATTGGAAATAACTTTCTTCATTTGTGGTCTGCTATTCGCTCTGGTTGTGGAAGAATGGGTTTGGGATTATGCTGTAACAGTTACTATTATTCATATCATTGTAACTTCAGTAG ttATGTCTGAATTCCCCCTGATGTTACACTGGTGGCTGGCATTAG GATCTGGAGTAACTTCAATGATTTGTGGAGGACAGATTTTGGCATACTGCTTGTTCAAAGACAACTTCATTTACCCCATTCTAGATgatttttga